CCTCCACACCTTCCGCCCCCTCCTGGACACCGACTGGTCGGAGTCCCTGCGCCCCGAACTGGCCTGGCTGTCCGGGACGTTGGGCATGGAGCACGCGTACGAGTCCCGCCTGGAGCGATTGTTGCTGGCACTGCACAGACTGTCAGGGGCGGTGTTCCCGACGCAGCCGACGGCCGCCGTGCCGAGTGGATCGGCCCGCACCGCACCGGCCCCGGACCGCGGCAACCTCACCGTGGGCGCGGCCAAGGCGGGCGCCCTCCTGGACCGCCAGCTGACCCTCGCCCGCACCCGGGCCCACTCGACGGGCCTGCAGGCCCTGGGGTCCAGCCGCTTCCACGCGGTCGCCGACCACATCGCCGTACTCGCCAGCGAGGTCCCGCTGACGAAAGCGGCCCCCACGACCGGCCTGCACCCCTACGCCGCCGCGGCCCAGGAGCGCCTGGAGGTCGCCGTGACCGCCCTCCCCCTCGTCACCGCGGGCCACCCCTACAACGCCGAGGCCCTCATCCACGGCCTCTCCCCGGACCCCTCCCCGCATCCCCAGGACGCCCCCTGGCACCAGGTCCGCCTCCTCCTGCGCCTGCACCGCTACGCACGCGAGGTCCTGGCCGGCGACGGCCCGCCGGTGGACCTGCGGCTCCACACCGCGGGCCCGTGCCTGGACCGTCACCGGGACGCCTCGGAGGCAGCGGCAGCGGCGGCAGCGGCCGCCCGCACCCCCCGTATCGCCCCGGCGACCGCCTACGCCCTCGGTGTCCTGCACGCCGACCAACGCCACGAGGTGGAGGCGGCCCGCTTCGCGTTCCAGCAGTGCTGGCAGAAACAGGCGGTCAACTCCTGAAGGAGGCAGCGCCCCCGATGACCGACACCCCGGAGACCCCCGTCCAGGCAGCCGGCTGCGTCCTGTGGCGCCACTCCCCGGCCGACGGCGCCCCGGAGATCTGCCTGGTGCACCGGCCGAGGTACGACGACTGGTCGCATCCGAAAGGCAAGCTGAAGCGCGGTGAGGACGCCCTCGTCGCCGCTCTGCGCGAGGTCGAGGAGGAGACGGGGCACCGGGCCGCGCCCGGCACCCCGCTGTCCATGGTGAAGTACTTCGCCAACGGCCGCCCCAAGGAGGTCCGTTACTGGGCGGCCGAGGCCACCGGAGGCGACTTCACCCCGAACGACGAGGTCGACCGCATCCTCTGGCTCCCGCCGGCGGCTGCCAGGAACCGCCTGACCCAGCCCCGCGACAGGATGCTGGTCGACGAGCTCCTTGTGCGGGTGTTCGAACCCACGTAGCGCTCCCGCGGGCTGCTCAGCCCTGTGCGTGCCCCGACGCGTCCGCACGCGCCAGGCTGCGGGCTCTTCGTGCCGGTCCGCGCCAGCCGCAGGTGCACCGGGCCAGGCAGAAACGGCCTTGTTCGACCATCTGCGTGTGGTGGTCCGGTCGGTCGGGAGGAGGTGGGGGAATCCTGTCCTGCTGTGCCACACCGACAACGTTACCCACCTCGGGTGCCGTGCCAATCGGCCGCCTGCGACAGCGGCGGCGGTCTGCGCGTGACGGCCCCCGCCCACCCGTCGTTAACGGCAACGACAGGGAGTCCGTGGCGGACGTCCCGAATGGGGGTGGGCGGCGATGGCGGAGCGGCAGCACAGGCGGGCCGGTGCGGCGCTCGTCACGGCGGTGCTCGCGGCCGGTGCCTGCACGAGCGGCTGTTCGGGCGGTGGCGCCACCCTGGGCGGCGCGCCCGCGGCCGACCCGGTCAAGGCCCTGCGCCGGGCCGCCGACACCCTGGTGGACGCGGGCAGTTCGAAGGCCAGCACATCGATGGAGATGGCCACCGGCGGGACCCGCGTCACCATCCGCGGCGAGGGTGTGTACGACTACCGTGCGCGGCTGGGACGGTTGCGGGTGATGCTGCCGCAGGACCCGGCCGGCACCAGCGAGCACCGGCCGATCACCGAACTCCTCACCCCGGGCGCCCTGTTCATGAAGAACCGGGGCGCCGGTGTGCCCGCCGACAAGTGGGTGCGGGTCGACACCGCGACCCTCTCCGACGGCAACCTCGTCACCGGCGGGGCCACCGATCCGCTCACCGCCGCCGAGGTGCTGCGCGGGACGCGGACGGCGACGTACGTCGGGGCGACGCAGCTCGCGGGGACCGCGGTGCGGCACTACCGGGGCACCGCGGACCTCGCCGCCGCGGCGAGGGGCGCCTCCGGCGCGAACAGGGCCGCCCTGGCGGCGGCGTCGCGGGGGTTCGCCACGGCCACGGTGCCCTTCGACGTCTACCTGGACGACGAGGGCCGCATCCGCAAGCTCCGGCACCGGTTCAGCTTCCTCAACGGGCAGCGCAAGGGCACCGTCGCGGTCGCCTCGACGACGCTGCTGTACGACTTCGGGGCCGCCACAGACGTACGGCTGCCGGCCGGACGGGACATCTACGCCGGGGAGATCGCCCAGGGCGCCGGGAGTGAGCAGCCGTGACGGGCGTCAAGGACTAGCCCGTCCGTGCCATGCGCGGTGTGCGGGCCGCTCCCTACTCTAGGAAGCCGGTGACGGCAGAGAAGAGGTGATGCGCGTGGCTCCGGTCGGCGGTACGGCGGTTCAGGACCACGTGGCCCTCGCCGAGATCGAACTGTGCGGAGAGCTGATCATCGCGGCGTCGGCCGCGCACGACCGGCTGAGCCTGCAGAGCATCGACGAGGTGCTGAAAGTGGCCGAGGAACGCGCGGACGCCCCCGGCGAATGAGCCGGGGGCGCACGTCCCGTCGTGGGCGGATCCTGATCAGGTGCGCAGCAGGCGGCCGATCGCCTTCGTGGCTTCCTCGACCTTCGCGTCGATCTCGGTGCCGCCCTTGACGGCCGCGTCCGCGACGCAGTGCCGCAGGTGTTCCTCCAGGAGCTGGAGGGCGAAGGACTGCAGGGCCTTGGTGGACGCGGAGACCTGCGTGAGTATGTCGATGCAGTAGACGTCCTCGTCGACCATCCGCTGCAGGCCCCTGATCTGGCCCTCGATCCGGCGCAGGCGCTTGAGGTGTTCGTCCTTCTGCTTGTGGTAGCCGTGTGTGGTGTTTTCGGCCACTGTCTCGGAGGGCGCTGTGGCGCCGGCCTCGGTCGTCGTCATCGCATCCTCCAGATCAATACCCCTACCGGGTATATCGTACCGAACTTTGCTGGGTATAGGGCCCTTGGTACGCCCCCGTACGGATCACTCTGCCTGATGGGCGACACTGGGGGACGGCCCATTAGCCGTGGCCGGATGATGCACTTAGCATCAGCCTGACCGAAACCGATGCACCCCGAGGACCCCTTGTGCGCTTTCGTCTGACCCCCAGGGAGACGAGTTTCTACGACATGTTCGCCGCCTCCGCGGACAACATCGTCACGGGCTCGAAGCTCCTCATGGAACTGCTCGGGGCGGACACCGCCGGCCGGGCCGAGATCGCAGAGCGTATGCGGGCCGCGGAACACGCCGGTGACGATGCCACGCACGCGATCTTCCACCAGCTGAACTCCTCGTTCATCACGCCGTTCGACCGCGAGGACATCTACAACCTGGCGTCCTCCCTCGACGACATCATGGACTTCATGGAGGAGGCCGTCGACCTGGTCGTCCTCTACAACGTCGAGGAACTCCCCAAGGGCGTCGAGCAGCAGATCGAGGTGCTGGCGCGGGCGGCCGAGCTGACCGCCGAGGCCATGCCGAACCTGCGGACCATGGACAACCTCACCGAGTACTGGATCGAGGTCAACCGGCTGGAGAACCAGGCGGACCAGATCCACCGCAAGCTGCTCGCCATGCTCTTCAACGGCAAGTACGAGGCCATCGAGGTGCTCAAGCTCAAGCAGATCGTGGACGTCCTGGAAGAGGCCGCGGACGCGTTCGAGCACGTGGCGAACACGGTGGAGACCATCGCAGTCAAGGAGTCCTGAGCCCTTCCATGGACACCTTCGCTCTGGTCGTGACCGTTCTGGTCGCGCTCTTCTTCACGTACACCAACGGCTTCCACGACTCCGCGAACGCGATCGCGACCTCGGTGTCGACGCGGGCGCTCACACCACGGGCCGCGCTCGCGATGGCGGCGGTCATGAACCTGGCAGGAGCCTTCTTCGGCTCCGGGGTCGCGAAGACGGTCAGTGAGGGCCTGATCGAGACACCGCAGGGCTCGAAGGGGATGGGGATCCTGTTCGCGGCGCTGGTCGGCGCGATCGTGTGGAACCTCGTCACCTGGTACTTCGGGCTGCCCTCCTCGTCCTCGCACGCACTGTTCGGCGGCATGGTGGGAGCCGCGCTCGCGGGCGGCACCGGCGTGATCTGGCACGGCGTGGTCGACAAGGTCGTCATCCCGATGTTCATCTCGCCGGTCGTCGGCCTGATCGCCGGCTACCTGGTGATGACCGCGATCATGTGGATCTTCCGGCGGGCCAATCCGCACAAGGCCAAGCGGGGCTTCCGGATCGCGCAGACCGTGTCCGCGGCCGGCATGGCCCTCGGCCACGGTCTCCAGGACGCCCAGAAGACCATGGGTGTCGTGGTGATGGCCCTGGTGATCTCCGGGCACCAGACGTACGGCGACCCGATCCCGGTGTGGGTGAAGATCATCTGCGCGGTGATGCTGTCGCTGGGCACGTACGCGGGCGGCTGGCGCATCATGCGCACGCTGGGCCGGAAGATCATCGAGCTCGATCCCCCACAGGGCTTCGCCGCGGAGACGACGGGCGCGGCGATCATGTTCACCACCGCGTACCTGTTCAAGGCGCCGGTCTCGACGACGCACGTCATCACCTCGGCGATCATGGGCGTCGGCGCCACCAAGCGCGTGAACGCGGTCCGCTGGGGCGTCGCCAAGAACATCATCCTCGGCTGGTTCATCACGATGCCGGCAGCGGCGATCGTGGCCGCCTCCTCCTACGGGATCGTGCACCTGCTGTTCCTCTAGGTACTACGGTCCTGGAACGCGCCGGACTTCGCTGGGGGGGGGGAACGATGAGCGCACGGATACTGGTCGCCGAGGACGACGAGAAGCAGTCCCGACTCATCCGGATCTATCTGGAGAGGGAGGGCAACGCGGTGCAGGTCGTGGCCGACGGCCGCGCCGCACTCGACCGGGCCCGCTCGGTACGGCCGGACCTCGTCGTCCTCGACGTCATGCTGCCGCTGGTGGACGGGCTCGACGTGTGCCGCATCCTGCGCACCGAGTCGGACGTCCCGATCCTGCTGCTCACCGCCCGCACCACCGAGGAGGACATGCTCCTCGGGCTCGACCTGGGCGCCGACGACTACCTCACCAAGCCCTACAGTCCCCGCGAACTGACCGCCCGGGTGCGGGCACTGCTGCGCCGGTCGAAGAAGTCGGGCGGCACACCGGAGCCCACCGTGCTGCGGGTCGGCGTGATGGAAGTGGACACGGCCCGCTTCGAGGTACGGGTGGCGGGACAGCCGGTGGCGCTGACCGCGAAGGAGTTCGCCGTCCTGGAGGCCCTGGCCCGTGAGCCCGGGCGCGTCTTCACCCGCAGACAGATCATCGAGCAGGTCTTCGGCTTCGACAGGGACGTCCTGGAACGGACCGTCGACGCCCATGTGATGAACCTGCGCCGCAAGCTGGCGGGCCCGGGCCGGCCCCACCTGCTGGAGACGGTGTACGGCCGGGGCTACCGCGTCACGGACACCCCGGACTCAGCACCCTCCTGAACTCCCGCCGCCCCGCGGCGCCCTGGGCAGCACGATGGTGAACGTCGTGCCGGCACCGACCGCACTGCGCGCCTCGATCGTCCCCCGGTGATCGGTGACGATCTGGCGGGCGATGGACAGTCCCAGACCGCTGCCGCCGGTCGTCCGGCCCCGTGCGGCGTCCGCCCGCCAGAAGCGGTCGAAGAGGTGCGGCAGATCCTCGGCCGCTATCCCCGTGCCGGTGTCCCGTACCTCCACGACGGCCATGTCGCCCCGGGAGGCCGCGGCCAGAGTGACGGTGCCGCCGGCCGCGGTGGCCCGCAGCGCGTTGCCGACGAGGTTGCCGACGACCTGGCGCAGCCGGTCCGGGTCCGCGACCACGGTCACCGGCCCCGGTGCCGCCAGTTCGAGGGCGACGCCCGCCGTCTCGGCCCCGGCGCGATGGGCCCTGAGGCCGGCCTCCAGGAGCTCACGCAGGTCGACCTCGGTCAGGTGGTAGGTGAGCGCTCCGGCCTCCGCCAGGGCGAGATCCTGCAGGTCGTCCACGATCCGCTGCTGCAGCAGCGCCTCCTCGTGCAGGGAGGCAAGCAGTTCGGGGGTCGGCTCGACGACCCCGTCCCGCAGTGCCTCCAGATAGCCGCGCAGATTGGCCAGCGGGGTGCGCAGCTCGTGCGCGATGTCGCCGGTGAGCCGACGCTGGCGCCTCTCGCCGGCCTGCAGGGAGTCGGCCATGTGGTTGAAGGCGCCGCCGAGCTGCGCGATCTCGTCCCGCCCGGACACGGGGACCCGGCGCCCCAGGTCGCCCTCGCCCAGGTCCCGCGCCGCGAGGGTCATGGCACGGACGGGGCGCAGCACGGCCCGGTTCAGGAGGAGGGCGCCGAGGATGACCGAGAGCGCGACGGAGGCGGCGACGGCTGCGGTGGGTGTGACGGCCAGGGTCGGCGCGGACTCGTCCCGGACGCCCAACCGGATCTCCAGGCGGGGCGGGGCGGCGGCTGCGACCCGCTCGTTGAAGACCCGTTGCAGACAGGCACCGAAGTGCTGCTCGGACGCGCACCGGCGGACCGCGTCGTAGTCCTGTCCCGTGCTCGGGTCGACGCCCTGCTCGGGCCGCGGGCACTGCGGGACCCGGCGGTCGGCGCTGATCAGGGGCACGCCGACGGCGTCCGGGCGGGCCGTCACCTGGGCGTCGGCCCGGGTCAGACAGGCCGCGAGGGCCACCGCGGCACGGTAGTCGGCGATGGCCCTGACCGTCCGTTTCATCGACATCAGCCGTGCCTTGTCCGCCGGGAACCTCAGTACGGGGCGGGCGTCGACCAGGACGGCGGGCTGGCTGCTCGGTGCGCGGGGGGTACGGCCGGCGAGGGCGTCGGAGTCGGCGAGCAGCAGGTCGGTCTCCGTGGCGACCCGGACGCGCTGTCCGGTGTCCTTCGCGAGCTCGGCCACGGTCGGGGAGAGCCCGTCCCAGGTGCCGTGGGTGAATCCGTACGCACGCAGTTCACCGGTGATCCTGGACATCTCCTGCCGGCCCGCCGTGACCGTCTCCTCGATCTGGCGGTTCGCCTGACGCAGGGTCAGCCAGGCGGTGGCAGCGGTGGCGGTCAGCGCGACCAGCATGAGCAGGCCGAGAATCCGGAGCCGGAAGCTCATCTTTTCCTCGCAGTCGGGCCGTTCATGGCGGCGTCCCTGTCGATGCAGAGAATGTCAGGGGGCGGTCCGGCACCGCGCGGGACCGCCCCTTCTCACGTCCCGGACAGTGCCACCGTCGGCGACAGCCGGCTGGCCCGGACCGCCGGATACAGTCCGGCGAGCACCCCGATGACCAGCGTCGAGGCGAGACCGGCCACACCGGCCCACGCCGGCACCACCGTCGGCCAGCCCCGGCTGACGGCGTATCCCGAGGTGATCAGCGTGCCCAGCAAGGTTCCGCCGAGACCGCCGACGAGCGACAGCAGCAGCGACTCCGTCACGAACTGGGTCCGGATCTGGCCGCCGGTCGCCCCGAGCGCCCGCCGCAGGCCGATCTCCGGACGGCGTTCCAGCACCGAGATCACCATGGTGTTGCCCACCCCGACGCCGCCGACGAGCAGGGCGACACCGCCGAGGCCTAGCAGCAGCCCGGTCAGCGTCGACTCGGTGGCCTCGCGGGCGGCGAGCGCGTCCGAGGGCCTCGACACCCGTACCTCGCCCGGCCTTTCGGGGTAGGCCGTGGCCGCCAGCACCGCGCGCACCTCTGCGACCTGACGGTCCGCGGCGCGGACGTAGACGGTGGACGGATGGCCGTCGAAGCCCAGGTACGTGCGGGCGGCCGGCCATCCGACCAGGGCGGCACCGTCGAGTTCCGGGGCCAGCGGCACCGGGTCGAGGACGCCGATCAGCGAGAACCACCGCCCGCCGATCCACAGCCGGACGCCGGGGGTGTACACGTCGAGCCGCCGGGCGGCCGTGGCGCCGAGGACGACCGCCGGGTAGTCCTCGGTGGCCGAGTCCAGCCAGCGGCCCCCGCGGACCTCACCGCCGACGGCGGGCAGCAGTCCGGTGCCGGCCGCGAGGACCTCCAGCGAACCCGTGTGGCCGACCGCGATGCGTTCGTTGCGGTAGACCCCGGCGTCGACCGCACCGGTCGCCGCGACCTCCTCGACCGGCGGGACACGCCGGATCATCGACACGGCCTCCACCGGCAGCTCCGCGTCCTCACCGGTCAGGGACTCACCGGGGGCCACCCGCAGCAGATTGGTGCCGAGGACGTCCAGCCGCTGGTCCACCTCGGCCTGCCCGGAGCCTGAGATGCCGACCACCGCGATCATCGCGGCGACGCCGATCGCGATGCCGAGGGCGGAGAGGAAGACACGCAGGGGCCGGGTCCGCAGGCCGGTGCTGCCGAGCCGGACGACGTCGGCGGGCCGCAGCCGCGATGCGCGCAGTCCTGGGCGGGGGCGGCCGCCGGGAGTGTCGGGCATACGGTCGCTCACCGGGCCGCTCCGATCGTCGTGTTCTGTGCGGTGTCCGCGATCAGCCGGCCGTCACGCATCTCCAGTCGGCGGGGCAGCCCGGCGGCGATCTCACGGTCGTGCGTGATGATCACGACGGTGGTGCCGGCGGCGTGCAGGTCCCGCAGCAGGCGCAGTACGGCCGCCCCGGAGGCGGAGTCGAGATTGCCGGTCGGCTCGTCCGCCAGCAGTACCGACGGCTCGCCGACCACGGCACGGGCGACCGCGACCCGCTGCCGTTCCCCGCCGGAGAGCTGGTGCGGCAGATGCCGGATCCGGTGGCTCAGACCCACCCGGGCCAGCGCGGCGGCGGCCAGTGTGCGCCGACGGCGGAGGGGGACGCCCGCGTAGAGCAGGCCGTCGGCGACCGAGTCCAGTACCGGGACGCCGACCGCCAGATGGAACTGCTGGAAGACGAAGCCGATCCGGGTGGCCCGTAGCGCCGAGACCTCCCGGTCGGACAGGCGTGCCACGTCGTGTCCGTCGATCAGGACGCGCCCCGCCGACGGCCGGTCGAGGCTGCCCATGAGGTGGAGCATGCTGGACTTGCCCGAGCCCGACGGGCCCACCACACCGACCAGTTCTCCGCGCCCGATGCGCAGGCTCACGTCACACAGTGCCGTCACCCCGCCCGGATAGGTCATGGAGACCGCGTCGAACTCCACGACGGTCGCAGATGTGCCGCTCACTGCGGGATCCTCACCTTGAGGCCCTCGCGGACCGCGGAACCGCTCACCTGCACCCTGCCGTCCGCGAACAGCCCGGTCCGCACGGTGACGAAGGCTCCGTCCGCGGTCTCCAGGCCGTGCCCGCCCTCCGCGAGGGCGACCAGCGCGGCCACCGGAACCGTCAGCACCCGCCTGGCCTCCCGCCCCACGTACTCGACGGTGACGGGTCCGCTCTCCAAGCGGCCCAGGGCCTTCTGGTCCTTCATCGTGACGGTCACCGGCACGCTCGCCGCCCCCTCGCCGGAGTCCCCTTCGGGCGCGGTCGCCTCCTTGCCCACGGAGGCCACCTCGCCCCCCACCGACGTACCGTCCGGCAGCCGAACCGTGACGGCCGTGCCCCGTACGGCCCAACTCGCGTCCGACATCGAGGCGTTGACGACAACCTTCCGCGTCGAGCCGGTGTACGACAGGGTGTTCTCGCCGACCGCCCCGCCGAGCCGGACGCCCGGGTGGCCGATGCGGACCCGGCCGGCGGAGTAGACGACGTCCCCGATGCCGACCGTGCCGGTCCGCGGCTCGCCGAGCGCCTTCTGCCAGCGCTTGACCGCCGCCGCCGTGGCGTCGGTGAAGGTCTCGTCCACGGTGAACCCGGAGTAGCCGAGCGCGGACAGATTGGTCTCGAACTGCAGGACATCCATGCCGGTGAGCGCCGGGGCCGCGGTGGCCGGGGCCGACGGACCTTCGCTCGGGGCGGCCTTCCCGCCCTCGGTGCCGCCACCCGTCCCCTGCTCCGTCCCCGTCTCCTGCTCCGTCCCCGTCTCCTGCGGGGCGCCGGATCCCGGTCCCAGGTCCCGGTACATGGGCAGGCTCCCGTACAGCAGGAGCACCGGCCGGTCGTCCACGCGCAGCAGCACGTCACCGCGCTCGGCCGACGCCCCCGTCCCGGGCAGCCAGGTCACCGTGCCGGTCGCCTTGACCGGCAGCGGTATCTCCGTGCCGTATCCCAACTCGCCGTCCACGGAGGTTCGTTCGGTCAGGGTGAGCCGGGTGACCGGGACGAGCGACCCGGTCCTGGCCGGTGCGCCGGGCTCCTCGTCGTCGCCCCCGAGCCCCAGCGCGGCGACCACGGAGACCGCGGCCACCAGCACCAGGGCCGAGACGAGCAGGACCGTACGCCGACGCCGTACGCCCGGTGCCGGCGCGGCAGCCGTCCCGGCGGTGTCGATCTGCGGCACCGTCTCCGTCATGATCAGCCCTTGCCCGGGCCGGAACCGGCCGGGACGCCGACGATCGGCCCGCAGATCCGGATGGCCCTCTTCGCGGAGGCGGAGCTCTGGTCCCACTCGCCCTGTCCGAGGCCGTCGGGGCCGGGGTCGGGGAAGTCGGCGGCGCCGTTGTCCTGCATGCACGTGGCGTACGCGCGTTTCACCTTGATCTGCTCGGCGGACAGGGAGGGCTGGTTGCCGTTCTCGACGCTCTCGGGGACGGCGATCTGGTGCTCGGCGCACTTCCCGGTGGCCGCCCTGAACTTCGCGTCCTTCTTCAGGGCGAGCAGGTCGTCGTCCCCGAAGACGACGTTCCCCCTGGCGTCCGGGTCCGGTGCGTCGATGCCGTTGTCCCGCAGGCACGTCACATAGGCGCGCTGTGCCTCGACGTACGCGGCCATGTCGTCGTCCCCGCCGGACTGCGTGCTCGCCGTACCGGACGCCCGGGCCGTACCGCCCCCGGCCGTGGGAACCTTCGGCCCGCCGTCGCCGCCGCCGCACCCGGCCAGCGTGAGCGCCGCGACCGAGGCCGCGGCGGCCAGCAGTACCCGATTCGTCCTCATCGGTTCTCCCCGTTCCTGTCGGACCCGACCGCGGTCAGCGGCGGGCAGGCCGATCGTAGGAAGGCGATGATGAAGAACTCTTGAAGAACCTGTCCGCCGCTGATGCGACCGCTTCCGCGGCGGCCGCCCATGTCAGAGGGCCCGCCCCCGTAACCGGGGGCGGGCCCTCTGTGGCCTCACGGTGGCACCGCCATGCAGCACCGCGAGGGGTCTTCGTACGGCGGCCTCGGCTCAGCCGAAGCGGCCGGAGATGTAGTCCTCGGTGGCCTGGACCGACGGGTTGGAGAAGATCCGCTCCGTCTCGTCGATCTCGATCAGCCTGCCGGGCTGGCCCACCGCGGCCAGGTTGAAGAAGGCCGTGCGGTCGGAGACGCGCGCCGCCTGCTGCATGTTGTGCGTCACGATGACGATCGTGAAGAGCTCCTTCAGCTCACCGATCAGGTCCTCGATGGCGAGGGTGGAGATCGGGTCCAGGGCCGAGCAGGGCTCGTCCATGAGGAGGACCTTGGGCTCCACGGCGATCGCGCGGGCGATGCACAGACGCTGCTGCTGACCACCGGAGAGACCGGAACCCGGCTTGTTCAGACGGTCCTTGACCTCGTTCCAGAGGTTCGCGCCCTTGAGGGACTTCTCGACGACGTCCGCCAGCTCGGACTTCTTGTACGAGCCGTTCAGGCGCAGGCCCGCCGCCACGTTGTCGAAGATCGACATCGTGGGGAACGGGTTCGGGCGCTGGAAGACCATGCCGACCTCGCGGCGCACGGACACCGGGTCGATGCCCTGGCCGTACAGGTCCTCGTCGTCGAGGAGCACCTTGCCCTCGACCCGGCCGCCCGAGGTGACCTCGTGCATCCGGTTGAGCGTGCGCAGGAACGTCGACTTGCCGCAGCCGGAGGGGCCGATGAAGGCCGTCACCGAGCGCGGCTCGACCGTCATCGAGATGTCTTCGATCGCCTTGTGGGAGCCGTAGTAGGCGGTGAGCCCACTCACGTCGATTCGCTTGGCCATGACTACTTCACTTCCAGATCAGTCGCTGAGGAGGTCGCGTCAGCGACCGGTCTTCGGGGCCTTCCAGCGGGCGATGCCGCGAGCCACCAGGTTGAGGATCATCACGAAGGCGATCAGCGTGAGCGACGCCGCCCACGCACGGTCGTACGCCGC
This is a stretch of genomic DNA from Streptomyces sp. NBC_00285. It encodes these proteins:
- the pstB gene encoding phosphate ABC transporter ATP-binding protein PstB — protein: MAKRIDVSGLTAYYGSHKAIEDISMTVEPRSVTAFIGPSGCGKSTFLRTLNRMHEVTSGGRVEGKVLLDDEDLYGQGIDPVSVRREVGMVFQRPNPFPTMSIFDNVAAGLRLNGSYKKSELADVVEKSLKGANLWNEVKDRLNKPGSGLSGGQQQRLCIARAIAVEPKVLLMDEPCSALDPISTLAIEDLIGELKELFTIVIVTHNMQQAARVSDRTAFFNLAAVGQPGRLIEIDETERIFSNPSVQATEDYISGRFG